The Microbacterium sp. LWO12-1.2 genome includes a window with the following:
- a CDS encoding helix-turn-helix transcriptional regulator, with protein sequence MNAYRQDDWDASPEHPSTVVAPYLMGTGVVTGDDTGTRPLSPPHSHADAMLAWCYRGTVWVHLQDAMWRLAPGQGVWIPARTPHTAHHERDSVGCYTYLPATSAIAPIDDITRVLVPRAVQEMLLHLGINDMPTDLRVRIQSTLIEMLQQPAPEALDGWGEVPLPTDERVRALVQAVLDDPGDQRSAGELFLAHGLHERTVLRIFQNDVGMTFGRWRTGVRMTLGARLIVDGTPIGAAAHRCGYATTSAFSASFKERFGLTPRQHVARVQADSAHHLYWR encoded by the coding sequence ATGAACGCGTACCGGCAGGATGACTGGGACGCGAGCCCGGAGCATCCGTCGACCGTGGTCGCGCCGTATCTGATGGGGACAGGTGTCGTCACCGGAGACGACACCGGCACCCGCCCGCTCTCCCCTCCGCACTCCCACGCCGACGCGATGCTCGCCTGGTGCTACCGCGGCACCGTGTGGGTGCACCTGCAGGACGCGATGTGGCGCCTCGCTCCCGGCCAGGGCGTCTGGATCCCCGCACGGACGCCGCACACGGCACACCACGAGCGGGACTCCGTCGGCTGCTACACCTATCTGCCCGCGACATCCGCGATCGCACCGATCGATGACATCACCCGGGTCCTCGTGCCGCGGGCCGTGCAGGAGATGCTGCTGCATCTCGGCATCAACGACATGCCCACCGACCTGCGCGTCCGTATCCAGTCCACGCTGATCGAGATGCTGCAGCAGCCGGCTCCTGAGGCACTCGACGGCTGGGGCGAGGTCCCGCTGCCCACCGACGAGCGCGTGCGCGCCCTGGTGCAGGCGGTGCTGGACGATCCGGGCGACCAGCGCAGCGCCGGCGAGCTCTTCCTCGCCCACGGCCTGCACGAGCGCACCGTCCTGCGCATCTTCCAGAACGACGTCGGCATGACGTTCGGCCGGTGGCGCACCGGCGTGCGGATGACCCTCGGCGCCCGCCTGATCGTCGACGGCACCCCGATCGGCGCTGCCGCCCACCGCTGCGGCTACGCCACGACCAGCGCCTTCTCCGCGAGCTTCAAGGAGCGGTTCGGACTCACGCCGCGTCAACACGTCGCCCGCGTGCAGGCCGACTCCGCGCACCACCTCTACTGGCGCTGA
- a CDS encoding TetR/AcrR family transcriptional regulator, whose protein sequence is MTSTEPMGRRERKKAATRKAISDVATMMFLERGFDNVSIREVADAADVSPTTVFAHFPQKEALVFDEDDEQRDRLVSAVRDRPSGSTINRAIHDFYATELRANVDEHGDDVTRIFMKFLNETPALRDYAARMWLRHEDALSDAIADELGLSEPTAEVRVYARFILQIQLLVNDSDDQLGTLDAGFAILDSGWSPIEARLASASDEAR, encoded by the coding sequence ATGACGAGCACCGAGCCGATGGGGCGCCGCGAGCGGAAGAAGGCGGCGACCCGCAAAGCGATCTCCGATGTCGCGACGATGATGTTCCTCGAGCGCGGCTTCGACAACGTGAGCATCCGGGAGGTCGCGGATGCCGCCGACGTCTCCCCCACCACCGTCTTCGCGCACTTCCCACAGAAGGAGGCACTGGTCTTCGACGAGGATGACGAGCAGCGGGACCGGCTCGTCTCCGCCGTGCGCGATCGCCCTTCTGGGAGCACGATCAACCGCGCGATCCACGACTTCTACGCCACGGAGCTCCGCGCCAACGTCGACGAGCACGGCGACGACGTCACCCGCATCTTCATGAAATTCCTGAATGAGACCCCGGCGCTGCGCGACTACGCGGCGCGCATGTGGCTCCGCCACGAAGACGCTCTCTCGGATGCGATCGCCGATGAGCTCGGCCTGTCGGAGCCGACCGCCGAGGTCCGCGTCTACGCGCGCTTCATCCTGCAGATACAGCTCCTCGTCAACGACTCGGACGACCAGCTCGGCACACTCGACGCCGGGTTCGCGATCCTGGACAGCGGATGGTCGCCGATCGAGGCACGATTGGCGAGCGCGAGCGACGAAGCACGATGA
- a CDS encoding FecCD family ABC transporter permease: MSVDQRPAAPATAPDGTEFTPVDHGRRQLRIDTARIATLIPVRSIIVCVALAVVIIAAGLASMTIGAYEVDFGSVIRAIVDPSADPDIRQVVFEWRLPRVLFAVLCGAALALAGGIFQSLTRNPLGSPDIIGFGIGAQFGVTLMMVVLELNTYMFKAVGALIGGLLTALLVYVLASKNTLSSFRLIIVGIGVSAGLGSLTSWILISVSVEKAMMAATWGAGSLASLGFDQLIPASIVFAIVTLLSLPLNRTLPVLEMGDDAATALGVSPGRTRLAAMVFGVALVALVTAAAGPISFIALAAPQISQRLTRSNTPMGTVPVMLTGAALVVVSDAVAQLVAVPVGVVTVSVGGIYLAWLLAAQYARRT; encoded by the coding sequence GTGAGCGTAGATCAGCGTCCCGCGGCTCCCGCCACCGCCCCGGACGGCACGGAGTTCACCCCGGTCGATCACGGACGCCGTCAGCTCCGGATCGACACCGCCCGCATCGCGACACTCATCCCGGTGCGCTCGATCATCGTCTGCGTCGCGCTCGCCGTCGTGATCATCGCCGCGGGTCTCGCGTCGATGACGATCGGCGCCTACGAGGTGGACTTCGGCTCGGTCATCCGGGCCATCGTCGACCCGTCCGCCGACCCCGACATCCGCCAGGTTGTGTTCGAGTGGCGCCTGCCGCGCGTGCTGTTCGCTGTGCTGTGCGGGGCGGCCCTCGCCCTCGCCGGCGGCATCTTCCAGTCGCTCACCCGCAATCCGCTCGGATCCCCCGACATCATCGGCTTCGGCATCGGCGCGCAGTTCGGGGTGACGCTCATGATGGTCGTGCTGGAGCTGAACACCTACATGTTCAAGGCGGTCGGTGCGCTCATCGGCGGTCTGCTCACCGCCCTGCTCGTCTACGTGCTGGCGAGCAAGAACACCCTGTCGTCGTTCCGCCTGATCATCGTCGGTATCGGCGTCTCGGCCGGACTCGGATCGCTCACCTCCTGGATCCTGATCTCGGTGAGTGTCGAGAAAGCGATGATGGCCGCCACCTGGGGTGCGGGTTCACTCGCCTCGCTCGGCTTCGACCAGCTGATCCCCGCCTCGATCGTGTTCGCGATCGTCACCCTGCTGTCGCTCCCGCTGAACCGCACGCTGCCGGTGCTCGAGATGGGAGACGACGCGGCGACCGCTCTGGGCGTCAGCCCCGGTCGCACACGACTCGCGGCGATGGTGTTCGGCGTCGCCCTGGTCGCACTGGTGACGGCGGCGGCCGGCCCCATCTCGTTCATCGCGCTCGCAGCTCCGCAGATCTCGCAGCGCCTCACCCGTTCGAACACCCCGATGGGGACAGTGCCCGTGATGCTCACCGGTGCCGCTCTCGTCGTCGTGTCCGATGCCGTCGCCCAGCTCGTCGCCGTGCCCGTCGGCGTCGTCACGGTCTCGGTCGGCGGCATCTATCTCGCCTGGCTGCTGGCCGCCCAGTACGCGCGCCGCACTTGA
- a CDS encoding ABC transporter ATP-binding protein: MTNTPRRLFGIALRTEGRGIALAGATALLIVHALAEATIPVIIGATIDRAVLPADAVALAIWLGVLVATFLVLTVSYQSASRLMVSIYGYGEQALRHLALSRMLRPRLSRRTVTPGEALTYVTSDTYRVAGVAWSVAQQCSTIAAILGAGLAMLVISPVATLVVFGSTIAMMFVMQVVSRPLERRGFAEQHAATEAGAVAADFMSGFRVLVGIGAREEAVRRYIAASDTSRRAATAAGRSLASYEAISSTLAAVATTALAGMSAWFAAEGRISIGELVTVLGLAQFISGYLAYAGSFPSNWIHKLASAKRLAEVIDAEDLLGGPVAHEGRADPADDVVLAFRAGAAYESLVEVREGELLGIRPADSDSARALSRVLGLRTPPERGRVQLAVDGERRDLTEWDPVEYRRRVVAPPHGQTIVSGTLREAVRGHGIDGSPHPALVDMAALQDTVVQVGGWESEVGEAGRRLSGGQRQRIGIARALHADADVLVLDEPTSAVDAVTEAHIARSLAEHTDTVIVITTSPVLLGACDRVIELPSPGSDARHE; encoded by the coding sequence GTGACGAACACCCCGCGGCGGCTCTTCGGGATCGCGCTGAGGACGGAGGGACGCGGCATCGCCCTCGCCGGTGCGACGGCGCTGCTCATCGTGCACGCGCTGGCCGAGGCCACGATCCCCGTCATCATCGGTGCGACGATCGACCGCGCGGTGCTCCCCGCCGACGCCGTGGCGCTCGCGATCTGGCTCGGCGTGCTGGTCGCGACGTTCCTCGTGTTGACCGTGAGCTACCAGTCGGCATCCCGCCTGATGGTCTCGATCTACGGGTATGGCGAGCAGGCGCTGCGCCACCTCGCCCTGTCGCGAATGCTGCGCCCCCGGCTCTCCCGCCGCACGGTGACCCCGGGTGAGGCGTTGACCTACGTGACCTCCGACACCTATCGCGTGGCCGGTGTGGCCTGGTCCGTGGCGCAGCAGTGCTCCACGATCGCCGCGATCCTGGGAGCAGGGCTCGCGATGCTGGTCATCTCGCCCGTCGCGACCCTCGTCGTGTTCGGCTCCACGATCGCGATGATGTTCGTGATGCAGGTCGTCTCGCGTCCCCTCGAGCGTCGGGGGTTCGCTGAGCAGCACGCGGCCACCGAGGCCGGAGCCGTCGCCGCGGACTTCATGAGCGGTTTCCGCGTGCTCGTGGGCATCGGCGCGCGTGAGGAGGCGGTGCGGCGCTACATCGCCGCGAGCGACACCTCACGCCGCGCCGCGACGGCGGCCGGTCGATCCCTCGCCTCGTACGAGGCGATCAGCAGCACGCTGGCCGCGGTCGCGACGACCGCGCTCGCGGGCATGTCGGCCTGGTTCGCTGCCGAGGGCCGCATCAGCATCGGCGAGCTGGTCACGGTGCTCGGCCTCGCCCAGTTCATCAGCGGCTACCTCGCCTACGCGGGCTCGTTCCCCTCGAACTGGATCCACAAGCTCGCCTCGGCCAAGCGGCTCGCCGAGGTCATCGATGCCGAAGACCTTCTCGGCGGCCCGGTCGCGCACGAGGGTCGCGCAGACCCGGCGGATGACGTCGTGCTGGCCTTCCGTGCGGGCGCGGCGTACGAGTCGCTCGTGGAGGTGCGGGAGGGGGAGCTGCTCGGCATCCGCCCCGCCGACAGCGACAGCGCACGGGCCCTCTCCCGGGTTCTCGGCCTGCGCACGCCGCCTGAGCGCGGCAGGGTCCAGCTCGCCGTCGACGGTGAGCGCCGGGATCTGACGGAGTGGGATCCGGTCGAGTACCGCCGCCGCGTCGTCGCCCCGCCCCACGGGCAGACGATCGTGAGCGGAACCCTGCGCGAGGCCGTGCGCGGGCACGGTATCGACGGATCGCCCCACCCCGCCCTCGTCGACATGGCAGCCCTTCAGGACACCGTCGTGCAGGTCGGCGGTTGGGAGTCGGAGGTGGGTGAAGCCGGCCGGCGCCTCTCGGGCGGACAGCGCCAGCGCATCGGGATCGCGCGGGCGCTGCACGCCGACGCCGACGTGCTCGTGCTGGATGAGCCGACCTCGGCGGTCGACGCCGTGACCGAGGCGCACATCGCCCGTTCGCTCGCGGAGCACACCGACACCGTCATCGTGATCACCACCTCCCCTGTTCTCCTCGGCGCCTGCGACCGTGTCATCGAACTCCCCTCCCCTGGATCGGATGCTCGCCATGAGTGA
- a CDS encoding ABC transporter ATP-binding protein produces the protein MTASLLARDITLGYGETPIISDLSLEVPDNSFTIIIGPNACGKSTLLRGFARLLRPTTGAVLLDGAELRSLKPKEAARKLGLLPQSSIAPDGITVADLVGRGRFPHQSAMRTWSSADERAVSEAMAATGVTDLSRRLVDELSGGQRQRVWVAMALAQQTKHLLLDEPTTFLDIAHQIDLMELFADLHRDGTTLVAVLHDLNHAARYATHLVAMRDGAIVAQGDPREIITAELVQAVYDLPCKVITDPVSGTPLVLPLGRRTP, from the coding sequence ATGACCGCTTCGCTGCTGGCCCGCGACATCACGCTGGGCTACGGGGAGACCCCGATCATCTCCGACCTGTCTCTCGAGGTGCCCGACAACTCGTTCACGATCATCATCGGGCCGAACGCGTGCGGCAAGTCGACCCTGCTCCGAGGGTTCGCCCGGCTGCTGCGTCCGACCACCGGGGCCGTCCTCCTCGACGGCGCGGAACTGCGCTCCCTCAAGCCGAAGGAGGCGGCCCGCAAGCTCGGGCTCCTCCCCCAGTCGTCGATCGCCCCCGACGGGATCACGGTCGCCGACCTCGTCGGGCGCGGCCGGTTCCCGCACCAGAGCGCGATGCGCACCTGGAGCAGCGCCGATGAGCGCGCTGTCTCCGAGGCGATGGCTGCGACCGGGGTGACCGATCTGTCGCGTCGCCTGGTCGACGAGCTCTCGGGCGGCCAGCGGCAGCGAGTGTGGGTGGCGATGGCCCTCGCTCAGCAGACCAAGCACCTACTGCTCGACGAGCCGACGACCTTCCTCGACATCGCGCATCAGATCGACCTGATGGAGCTGTTCGCGGATCTGCATCGCGACGGCACCACGCTCGTCGCGGTCCTGCACGATCTCAACCACGCCGCCCGCTACGCGACCCATCTCGTGGCGATGCGCGACGGAGCCATCGTGGCGCAGGGCGACCCGCGCGAGATCATCACGGCCGAGCTCGTGCAGGCCGTGTACGACCTGCCCTGCAAGGTCATCACCGATCCCGTCTCGGGCACCCCGCTCGTTCTCCCGCTCGGCCGGAGGACGCCGTGA
- a CDS encoding dihydrofolate reductase family protein → MSLVRVHNFSVSLDGFGAGAGQTLEAPFGHADMRLMQWAFGTRTFREMGLPGPTPGSTGVDDAFARQWGPGIGAEIMGRNKFGPQRGAWEAEEWKGWWGDEPVFRTPVVVLTHHPRPTLEMAGGTTFHFVDADPVDALAQARALAGDRDIRIGGGVDTVRQFLAADLIDHLHIVLVPIVLGRGERLWDGLEGLEERFDIEATPSPSGVVHLVFTRRDVE, encoded by the coding sequence ATGTCCCTCGTCCGCGTGCACAACTTCTCGGTCTCGCTGGACGGCTTCGGTGCCGGCGCAGGGCAGACCCTCGAGGCGCCGTTCGGCCACGCCGACATGCGCCTGATGCAGTGGGCGTTCGGCACGCGCACGTTCCGCGAGATGGGGCTGCCGGGTCCGACCCCGGGGTCCACCGGCGTCGACGATGCCTTCGCCCGCCAGTGGGGTCCCGGCATCGGTGCGGAGATCATGGGGCGCAACAAGTTCGGCCCGCAGCGCGGTGCCTGGGAGGCCGAGGAGTGGAAGGGGTGGTGGGGCGATGAGCCCGTCTTCCGCACCCCGGTCGTGGTGCTGACGCATCACCCGCGACCGACGCTCGAGATGGCCGGGGGCACCACGTTCCACTTCGTCGACGCCGACCCCGTCGACGCCCTGGCGCAGGCCCGCGCTCTGGCCGGCGATCGTGACATCCGCATCGGCGGCGGCGTGGACACGGTGCGGCAGTTCCTCGCCGCCGATCTGATCGACCACTTGCACATCGTGCTCGTGCCGATCGTGCTCGGCCGCGGCGAGCGCCTGTGGGACGGCTTGGAAGGGCTTGAGGAGCGCTTCGACATCGAGGCGACGCCGTCACCTTCCGGCGTGGTGCACCTGGTGTTCACACGGCGCGATGTGGAGTGA
- a CDS encoding ABC transporter substrate-binding protein, with protein MSHALARPKIRRGSALVAAAIAAALTLAGCSTTGDSAESAPSSTSTDGVVIEHGHGETVIPEKPQRVVALGWMTPDIVAALGTNPVGIEEVWGAGESGYQPWFEDFVTEEYGETPEIIPFTEDGPNYEAIKALKPDLILSLYSGVSDIEYERLSEIAPTVPYIEGPWNPGTWEGMTRTVGKALSEDAKAEELIAETEEQITTLAGEHPEFQDKTFVWGLTLNEGGTDLGVYLEYDPRVRITEALGFTSTSSMDSFLASAEGDNWYTGVSLEKLYDVQADLFAAWGSTAAEGEYTVENKVVSRWNPIANGSYVIYADAAEASAISAPTVLSLKYILPKYVDDLAAALQGEPTIAGE; from the coding sequence ATGTCGCACGCTCTCGCGCGCCCGAAGATCCGGCGAGGCTCCGCGCTCGTCGCCGCGGCCATCGCCGCCGCTCTCACCCTGGCCGGGTGCTCGACCACCGGCGACAGCGCCGAATCCGCCCCGTCGTCGACATCCACCGACGGCGTGGTCATCGAGCACGGCCACGGCGAGACCGTGATCCCCGAGAAGCCCCAGCGCGTCGTCGCCCTCGGCTGGATGACGCCCGACATCGTCGCCGCCCTCGGCACCAACCCCGTCGGCATCGAAGAGGTCTGGGGCGCCGGCGAGAGCGGCTACCAGCCCTGGTTCGAGGACTTCGTCACCGAAGAGTACGGCGAGACCCCCGAGATCATCCCGTTCACCGAGGACGGCCCCAACTACGAGGCGATCAAGGCCCTCAAGCCCGACCTGATCCTCAGCCTGTACTCCGGCGTGAGCGACATCGAGTACGAGCGCCTCAGCGAGATCGCGCCGACCGTGCCCTACATCGAAGGCCCCTGGAACCCCGGCACCTGGGAGGGCATGACGCGCACCGTCGGCAAGGCGCTGTCGGAGGATGCCAAGGCCGAAGAGCTGATCGCCGAGACCGAGGAGCAGATCACCACCCTCGCCGGCGAGCATCCCGAGTTCCAGGACAAGACCTTCGTCTGGGGCCTGACCCTGAACGAGGGCGGCACCGACCTCGGCGTCTACCTGGAGTACGACCCCCGTGTACGCATCACCGAGGCGCTCGGCTTCACCTCCACCTCCTCGATGGACAGCTTCCTCGCGAGCGCCGAGGGCGACAACTGGTACACCGGCGTCAGCCTGGAGAAGCTCTACGACGTGCAGGCCGATCTGTTCGCCGCCTGGGGCAGCACCGCAGCCGAGGGCGAGTACACAGTCGAGAACAAGGTCGTCTCGCGCTGGAACCCGATCGCCAACGGTTCCTACGTGATCTACGCGGATGCCGCAGAGGCCTCCGCGATCAGCGCCCCGACCGTGCTGTCGCTGAAGTACATCCTCCCGAAGTACGTCGACGACCTCGCAGCCGCGCTGCAGGGCGAGCCGACCATCGCAGGAGAGTGA
- a CDS encoding ABC transporter ATP-binding protein, which yields MSDAIDTTTPLLPIASGARVRAAVGALLRQHPGRAIGVAVLFLAASALGIVMPACLGRIVDAVSSDAGFATITGWVVGAGAGAIGAAVVMLWAVRVLTGLVQDMLASLREDVFTSAMRLPVSAVDDGESADLLSRVTGDVDAVAEAGGNVAPTLLSAAFAIAVSVVALTALDPWLALAGIASAPFYVLGTRAFLRRSRVVFREVRVREAARSQAVLDAVEGIDTLTAFNEQDHALARVSARAEASIQMQIEGVRVTNRLFRWINGGELVGLAAILGTGFLLQSAGAITVGMVTTAALLFHRLFGPVGQLIFGLDDIQRAAIGLARLVGVIDLAPAIASTRGADADAAPTASAGIEVRDLTFYYPTTGRGISDVNLRVAAGTTTALVGTSGSGKSTLARVIAGHHPPTSGGVHLAATTDAPYYLSQELHQFRGTIADNLRLVAPEASHDQMVAALRAVGAEWAVDALNRGAGDADSSDEPAVPMDEGRIQQLAVARAFLADPSVVILDEATADVGLHHRDAVEDAIAALRRGRTALLIAHRLEQAVTAEQIVVFADGRPTQRGTHEELLAAEGLYRDAWLAQTAHAPTSPAHSPTPNEETEIP from the coding sequence ATGAGTGACGCCATCGACACCACCACCCCCCTGTTGCCGATCGCCTCCGGTGCCCGCGTGCGCGCCGCGGTCGGGGCGCTGCTGCGGCAGCATCCGGGCAGGGCGATCGGGGTCGCCGTGCTGTTCCTCGCCGCATCCGCTCTGGGCATCGTGATGCCCGCGTGCCTGGGGCGCATCGTCGACGCCGTGTCGTCCGACGCGGGGTTCGCGACCATCACGGGCTGGGTCGTCGGCGCCGGGGCCGGCGCGATCGGCGCTGCCGTCGTGATGCTGTGGGCCGTGCGGGTACTCACCGGTCTCGTGCAGGACATGCTCGCCAGCCTGCGCGAAGACGTGTTCACCTCGGCCATGCGCCTGCCGGTGAGCGCGGTCGACGACGGGGAGAGCGCCGACCTGCTCTCCCGCGTCACAGGTGATGTCGACGCCGTGGCGGAGGCCGGAGGGAACGTCGCGCCGACCCTGTTGTCGGCCGCCTTCGCGATCGCCGTCTCGGTGGTCGCGCTGACCGCGCTCGACCCGTGGCTCGCGCTCGCGGGCATCGCCTCTGCCCCCTTCTACGTGCTCGGCACCCGCGCGTTCCTGCGGAGGTCGCGCGTGGTGTTCCGCGAGGTGCGCGTGCGCGAGGCGGCGCGCAGTCAGGCCGTGCTCGATGCGGTCGAGGGCATCGACACCCTCACCGCTTTCAACGAGCAGGACCACGCGCTCGCCCGCGTCTCCGCGCGCGCAGAGGCATCGATCCAGATGCAGATCGAAGGCGTGCGCGTGACGAACCGGCTGTTCCGGTGGATCAACGGCGGCGAACTGGTCGGTCTCGCCGCGATCCTCGGCACCGGCTTCCTGCTGCAGTCCGCCGGCGCGATCACCGTCGGCATGGTGACGACCGCCGCGCTGCTCTTCCACCGCCTGTTCGGCCCGGTCGGTCAGCTGATCTTCGGTCTCGACGACATCCAGCGCGCGGCGATCGGGCTCGCGCGCCTGGTGGGCGTCATCGACCTCGCCCCTGCGATCGCGAGCACACGGGGCGCGGATGCGGATGCGGCACCGACCGCATCTGCGGGCATCGAGGTGCGCGACCTGACGTTCTACTACCCGACGACCGGCCGCGGCATCAGCGACGTGAACCTGCGGGTCGCGGCCGGCACGACCACTGCGCTGGTCGGCACCTCGGGGTCGGGCAAGAGCACCCTCGCCCGGGTGATCGCCGGCCACCACCCGCCGACCTCGGGCGGCGTGCACCTGGCCGCGACCACGGATGCGCCCTACTACCTGTCGCAGGAGCTGCATCAGTTCCGCGGCACGATCGCCGACAACCTGCGACTGGTCGCGCCGGAGGCGAGCCACGACCAGATGGTCGCCGCACTGCGGGCGGTCGGCGCGGAGTGGGCCGTCGACGCGCTGAACCGCGGGGCCGGCGACGCAGACTCGTCAGACGAGCCCGCAGTGCCGATGGACGAAGGCCGCATCCAGCAGCTCGCGGTCGCTCGGGCGTTCCTGGCCGACCCCTCCGTGGTGATCCTCGACGAGGCGACCGCCGACGTCGGACTGCATCACCGCGACGCGGTGGAGGACGCCATCGCCGCACTGCGCAGAGGCCGCACGGCGCTGCTCATCGCGCATCGGCTAGAGCAGGCCGTCACGGCCGAGCAGATCGTCGTCTTCGCCGACGGTCGACCGACGCAGCGCGGCACGCACGAGGAGCTCCTCGCCGCCGAGGGTCTCTACCGCGACGCCTGGCTCGCCCAGACCGCGCACGCCCCGACCTCCCCCGCTCACTCCCCCACCCCGAACGAAGAGACGGAGATTCCGTGA
- a CDS encoding siderophore-interacting protein: MNIHRGIVSSTATLTPNLVRITLGGEGVADFLSTGVGDEYVRVFFPHGDDPTDVSLPVPAGDWWETPEGAPEAPMRTYTISGVRPDAGELDIDFVTHEAGVAGPWALRAEPGHVLGLNAPTGLYAPPADITWQVLVADLTGLPAVARIAADAPEGVRTRVVLEVPTAHDQVAFAVGPDVEVTWVVGGNGHGPSALGQLVRGIVDERLALDEGYVWVAGETVALRDVRKYLRKELGLPATRFKVVGYWTPIAAWDEKFAALPESVQKELDAIWTEIEDDEPEDVQVRFEERLDQLGL; encoded by the coding sequence GTGAACATCCACCGCGGCATCGTCAGCAGCACGGCCACCCTCACCCCGAATCTGGTACGCATCACCCTCGGCGGTGAGGGCGTCGCCGACTTCCTCAGCACCGGCGTCGGCGACGAGTACGTGCGCGTGTTCTTCCCGCACGGCGACGACCCCACCGACGTCTCACTGCCCGTGCCCGCGGGCGACTGGTGGGAGACCCCGGAGGGCGCGCCGGAGGCTCCGATGCGCACGTACACGATCAGCGGCGTGCGTCCGGATGCCGGTGAGCTCGACATCGACTTCGTGACGCATGAGGCGGGGGTCGCGGGCCCGTGGGCGCTCCGCGCCGAGCCCGGCCACGTGCTCGGGTTGAACGCGCCGACCGGTCTGTACGCACCCCCGGCCGACATCACCTGGCAGGTGCTCGTGGCCGACCTGACCGGCCTGCCCGCCGTCGCACGCATCGCCGCGGATGCCCCGGAGGGCGTGCGCACCCGCGTCGTGCTGGAGGTGCCCACCGCGCACGATCAGGTCGCGTTCGCGGTCGGCCCCGACGTCGAGGTCACCTGGGTCGTCGGCGGCAACGGGCACGGGCCGAGCGCTCTCGGTCAGCTGGTGCGCGGCATCGTCGATGAACGTCTCGCCCTCGATGAGGGATACGTCTGGGTGGCGGGCGAGACCGTGGCCCTGCGCGATGTGCGCAAGTACCTGCGCAAGGAGCTCGGCCTCCCCGCGACGCGCTTCAAGGTCGTCGGCTACTGGACCCCGATCGCCGCCTGGGATGAGAAGTTCGCCGCCCTGCCCGAGTCGGTGCAGAAGGAGCTCGACGCGATCTGGACCGAGATCGAAGACGACGAACCGGAAGACGTGCAGGTGCGGTTCGAGGAGAGGCTCGACCAGCTCGGGCTCTGA
- a CDS encoding FecCD family ABC transporter permease → MTTEMSLATKDGTDVSNTGAGSRAHGSPHRRGTMVVGLIVSAVVLVLAAIASLAVGNRAIDPVTVLRSLFAYDDENALHLMVMELRVPRTLLGIVVGAALAVCGGLIQAFTRNPLADPGILGVNAGASFAVTFAVGVLGLTTPGAYVPFALAGAFVLTILVYALGSFGASGATPMKLTLAGVALGAAFTGLTTAIVLRDLGTLQVMRFWGVGSIGGRTLDQLAWAAPLIIAGLLIGLLCARSLNALALGDDLAQALGARVRVTRVLVIIAVTLLAGTSVAAAGPIAFVGLMIPHIVRWFTGPDQRWVLTYSMIIGPAFLLLADILGRIVLPSGELRVGIVTALLGAPILIALVRRKRVSGL, encoded by the coding sequence GTGACCACCGAGATGTCCCTGGCGACGAAAGACGGCACGGACGTCTCGAACACAGGTGCGGGGAGTCGTGCACACGGCTCCCCGCACCGGCGCGGGACGATGGTGGTGGGACTGATCGTCTCGGCAGTGGTGCTGGTGCTCGCCGCCATCGCCTCGCTCGCCGTCGGCAACCGCGCGATCGATCCTGTGACCGTGCTGCGGTCCCTCTTCGCCTACGACGATGAGAACGCGCTGCACCTCATGGTCATGGAGCTGCGTGTTCCCCGCACGCTGCTCGGCATCGTCGTCGGCGCCGCTCTGGCCGTGTGCGGCGGTCTCATCCAGGCCTTCACCCGCAATCCCCTGGCCGATCCCGGCATCCTCGGTGTCAACGCCGGTGCGTCCTTCGCCGTCACCTTCGCGGTCGGCGTGCTCGGGCTCACCACCCCCGGCGCCTATGTGCCCTTCGCGCTGGCCGGCGCCTTCGTGCTCACCATCCTCGTGTACGCTCTGGGCTCGTTCGGAGCCTCCGGCGCGACTCCGATGAAGCTGACGCTCGCCGGGGTCGCCCTCGGCGCGGCGTTCACGGGCCTCACCACCGCGATCGTGCTGCGCGACCTGGGCACTCTTCAGGTCATGCGCTTCTGGGGCGTCGGCTCGATCGGCGGACGCACCCTCGACCAGCTCGCCTGGGCCGCGCCGCTGATCATCGCCGGTCTCCTTATCGGGCTGCTCTGCGCCCGTTCGCTGAACGCGCTGGCGCTCGGCGACGACCTGGCGCAGGCGTTGGGCGCCCGGGTGCGCGTCACCCGCGTGCTCGTGATCATCGCGGTCACCCTGCTGGCCGGCACGAGTGTCGCCGCCGCCGGCCCCATCGCCTTCGTGGGGCTGATGATCCCCCACATCGTCCGCTGGTTCACGGGCCCGGATCAGCGCTGGGTGCTGACGTACTCGATGATCATCGGCCCCGCCTTCCTGCTGCTCGCCGACATCCTGGGCCGCATCGTGCTCCCCAGCGGCGAGCTGCGCGTCGGGATCGTCACGGCTCTGCTGGGCGCTCCCATCCTGATCGCGCTCGTGCGCCGCAAGCGGGTGAGCGGACTGTGA